In Gloeocapsa sp. PCC 73106, the genomic stretch ACTCTGATGATTTTGCAGAAGAAAAACTCAATCAAATTAAACTGCTTATTTATTTTATACCAATCGTTGGTATAGTACCGGCCTTGTGGACTCTCTCTCGCACTGAACCAACTCCTACAGAAAAGCGACTCAGTCGTATCTCTGTGCAACTGGCGATCGCTTGGATGATTGCTTACAGTTTACTTTGGTTGGGAGCGAGTCAGTCATCAGATTTACTCAGTTTTCGTTTACTGTATCTAAATGGTTTATTAACTTCGGGTTATTTTTTAACTTGTTTGATCATGCTTTTGAGTTTAGGACGAGATAAGTTACCGAAAAGTATCCGCTAGTTTAGCGATCGCAGGAGATTAGTAATTTTTTTAGATGGCAAAATTCGATGATCAATTAGAAATAATTAGTGCAAGCGATCGCCTTGTTTGGCGGAAATGGTTAGAAGAAAATCATCGCACTTCCCTCGGCGTCTGGTTACTTTATTACAAGGTCAAAAGTGATAAACCCAGCGTTCGCTATAGTGAAGCAGTGCAAGAAGCCCTGTGCTTTGGCTGGATTGACAGTAAGGTTAAATCCCTAGGTGAACAAAGCTACAAACAGATATTTACACCCCGAAAACCTCAAAGCGTATGGTCAAAGTTAAATAAACAGTATATTGTCGAACTAATTGAGCTTGGATTAATGAGGGAAGCGGGTTTGGCAAAAATTGCTGCAGCTAAAGAAGATGGATCCTGGGAAAAATTAGATCAGATTGAATCCTTAATTATTCCTCAGGATTTAGAACAAGCCTTATGCTCAGAGGAAATAGCCAAGTTCAACTTTGAATCTTTTAGTAACTCCTCCAAAAAAAATATTCTCGCTTGGATTGAAAGCGCCAAACGTTCAGAAACAAGACAAAAGAGAATTGAACAAACCGTTAATTCAGCCTTAGAGAATAAAAATCCATTGCTC encodes the following:
- a CDS encoding YdeI family protein, whose amino-acid sequence is MAKFDDQLEIISASDRLVWRKWLEENHRTSLGVWLLYYKVKSDKPSVRYSEAVQEALCFGWIDSKVKSLGEQSYKQIFTPRKPQSVWSKLNKQYIVELIELGLMREAGLAKIAAAKEDGSWEKLDQIESLIIPQDLEQALCSEEIAKFNFESFSNSSKKNILAWIESAKRSETRQKRIEQTVNSALENKNPLLN